The following coding sequences are from one Primulina eburnea isolate SZY01 chromosome 15, ASM2296580v1, whole genome shotgun sequence window:
- the LOC140814301 gene encoding ABC transporter E family member 2: MADQKLTRIAIVSSDKCKPKKCRQECKKSCPVVKTGKLCIEVTPASKIAFISEELCIGCGICVKKCPFEAIQIINLPKDLDKDTTHRYGPNTFKLHRLPVPRPGQVLGLVGTNGIGKSTALKVLAGKLKPNLGRFNNPPDWQEILTYFRGSELQNYFTRILEDNLKAIIKPQYVDHIPKAVQGNVGQVLTQKDERDVKEELCVDLELTQVMDRNVGDLSGGELQRFAIAVVAIQNAEIYMFDEPSSYLDVKQRLKAAQVIRSLLRPNSYVIVVEHDLSVLDYLSDFICCLYGRPGVYGVVTLPFSVREGINIFLAGFVPTENLRFRDESLTFRVAETPQESAEEIETYARYKYPTMTKTQGNFQLKVVEGEFTDSQIIVMLGENGTGKTTFIRMLAGLLKPDSVEGSDVEIPEFNVSYKPQKISPKFQSTVRILLHQKIRDSYMHPQFVSDVMKPLLIEQLMDQEVVNLSGGELQRVALTLCLGKPADIYLIDEPSAYLDSEQRIVASKVIKRFILHAKKTAFVVEHDFIMATYLADRVIVYEGKPSIDCIANSPQSLLTGMNLFLSHLDITFRRDPTNYRPRINKLDSTKDREQKSAGSYYYLDD; encoded by the exons ATGGCGGATCAGAAACTGACGCGTATCGCTATAGTGAGCTCCGATAAGTGCAAGCCGAAAAAATGTCGCCAGGAGTGCAAAAAAAGCTGCCCTGTTGTCAAAACCG GCAAACTTTGCATTGAGGTGACTCCTGCATCGAAGATTGCTTTCATCTCTGAGGAGTTGTGTATTGGGTGTGGTATATGTGTGAAG AAATGTCCATTCGAAGCCATCCAGATTATCAATCTGCCAAAAGACCTCGATAAGGATACCACACATCGTTACGGTCCCAACACCTTTAAATTGCATAG aTTACCTGTTCCAAGACCTGGTCAAGTTCTTGGCTTGGTTGGAACTAATGGCATTGGAAAATCAACTGCTCTGAAAGTTTTGGCTGGCAAATTGAAGCCTAACTTGGGACGCTTTAAT AACCCTCCTGATTGGCAGGAAATTTTGACATACTTTCGAGGATCTGAGCTGCAAAATTATTTTACGCGTATCCTTGAAGATAATTTGAAG GCAATCATCAAGCCACAATATGTGGACCACATACCGAAAGCTGTTCAAGGGAATGTTGGGCAAGTTCTTACTCAGAAAGACGAGAGAGATGTAAAAGAAGAACTTTGTGTTGATCTTGAGCTGACTCAGGTTATGGACCGCAATGTGGGAGATTTATCTGGTGGAGAGCTTCAGAGATTTGCTATAGCTGTTGTTGCTATACAGAATGCTGAGATTTATATGTTTGATGAGCCCTCAAGTTATCTTGATGTGAAGCAGAGGCTCAAAGCTGCTCAAGTTATCAGATCTTTGCTCCGACCCAACAG TTATGTCATTGTTGTGGAGCATGATCTTAGTGTACTTGATTATTTATCGGACTTCATCTGCTGCCTTTATGGGAGGCCTGGTGTATATGGGGTTGTAACACTCCCGTTCTCCGTCAGAGAGGGAATCAATATATTTCTGGCTGGATTTGTCCCAACAGAGAATCTAAGATTTCGGGATGAATCTCTTACTTTTAGG GTTGCAGAAACTCCCCAGGAAAGTGCCGAGGAAATCGAGACATACGCGAGGTATAAGTATCCAACCATGACTAAAACTCAGGGTAATTTTCAACTTAAGGTTGTGGAAGGGGAGTTCACTGATTCTCAAATCATTGTCATGCTTGGCGAAAACGGGACAGGGAAGACAACGTTCATTAGGATGCTG GCCGGTCTTTTGAAACCTGACTCAGTAGAAGGCTCAGATGTAGAGATTCCAGAATTCAATGTTTCTTACAAGCCACAGAAGATCAGTCCGAAATTCCAATCTACTGTTAGAATACTGTTACATCAAAAAATACGTGATTCTTATATGCATCCGCAGTTCGTATCAGATGTGATGAAGCCTCTCCTAATTGAGCAACTAATGGATCAAGAAGTGGTGAATCTTTCTGGTGGAGAATTGCAAAGAGTTGCTTTGACCCTCTGCCTTGGAAAG CCTGCCGACATATATTTAATAGATGAACCGAGTGCATATCTAGACTCTGAGCAGCGTATTGTTGCTTCAAAAGTCATTAAGAGATTTATACTTCATGCAAAGAAGACCGCATTTGTTGTCGAGCACGACTTCATAATGGCAACATACCTTGCTGACAGGGTTATTGTGTACGAGGGTAAGCCATCCATAGATTGCATTGCCAATTCGCCTCAATCTTTGCTGACAGGAATGAACCTATTCTTATCT CATCTGGACATTACTTTTAGACGAGATCCGACTAATTATCGTCCAAGAATCAACAAACTGGACTCGACCAAGGACCGGGAACAGAAGTCTGCAGGATCATATTATTATTTGGACGACTAA
- the LOC140815104 gene encoding uncharacterized zinc finger CCHC domain-containing protein At4g19190-like, protein MEDEQGGGFRLGKKTEGEVDYRTKSGTAWSHNFLNQKPWHPLSYPNQRRKWIAEQTHAEKQRRAEEVSREYAQEQEFLRQTALISQKEKEKLEMMKAVSFMYVKPPGYNAESAKAAEVADEKKNHEQDPSLDAASPSMNVETKPSTVEKKKSRPKDLYGRALPTEEQFEVLKNAPRLETGVLVRAKPFGVEIRNVKCLRCGNFGHQSGDRECPLKDAIMPNEESRLKRDDPLTTIIAQTEFSEPLKWELKQKPGMSPPHGGFNPDDPNQQIVAEDIFDEYGGFLGEASIPDLLTNFSSRKAKKKSSKSKHRRSLPVSAELSDDHDSRPSSADAKRNRPKEKRHKRKKQQHLELSSPENSEDGRHQKRRRRHKSRHSSSSEASDYDEQHRAEHSRHLDRHRHRHQHQHHRHHHRRHHLGSSSD, encoded by the exons ATGGAAGATGAGCAGGGAGGAGGGTTTAGATTGGGGAAGAAAACAGAGGGGGAAGTTGATTACAGGACAAAGTCCGGTACGGCATGGTCACACAACTTCCTCAATCAGAAGCCGTGGCATCCGCTCTCTTACCCCAATCAGCGCCGCAAATGGATCGCTGAGCAGACTCACGCGGAGAAGCAGCGCCGTGCCGAAGAGGTTTCCCGCGAG TATGCACAGGAGCAGGAGTTTCTCAGGCAAACTGCGCTCATTTCTCAGAAAGAGAAAGAAAAG TTGGAGATGATGAAAGCTGTGAGCTTTATGTATGTGAAACCTCCTGGTTACAATGCAGAAAGTGCTAAAGCTGCTGAGGTTGCTGACGAGAAGAAAAATCACGAACAGGATCCATCTCTTGACGCAGCCTCACCTTCAAT GAATGTGGAAACTAAACCCTCTACTGTGGAGAAAAAGAAATCAAGGCCAAAAGACCTATATGGTCGTGCATTACCTACAGAAGAACAATTTGAAGTCCTTAAAAATGCCCCAAG GTTAGAAACTGGTGTTTTAGTCAGGGCGAAGCCATTTGGAGTTGAGATCCGCAATGTGAAATGTCTTAGATGTGGTAACTTCGGCCACCAGAGTGGTGATCGTGAATGCCCACTGAAGGATGCTATAATGCCAAATGAGGAGAGTCGATTGAAAAGGGACGATCCATTAACAACTATCATTGCTCAAACTGAATTTAGTGAG CCTCTGAAGTGGGAATTGAAACAGAAGCCGGGAATGAGTCCTCCACACGGAGGGTTCAACCCTGATGATCCCAATCAGCAGATAGTTGCAGAGGACATATTTGATGAGTATGGAG GGTTCCTTGGAGAAGCCAGCATACCTGATTTGCTAACCAACTTCTCCTCAAGAAAAGCCAAGAAAAAGTCTAGCAAGAGCAAACATAGAAGGTCATTGCCAGTAAGTGCTGAATTAAGCGACGATCACGACAGTAGACCTTCTTCTGCCGATGCTAAACGGAACAgaccaaaggagaagagacacaAGAGAAAGAAGCAACAGCATTTGGAATTAAGTTCACCAGAAAACTCAGAAGATGGCAGGCATCAAAAGAGGAGACGCAGGCACAAGTCTCGTCATTCAAGTTCTTCCGAGGCTTCAGATTATGATGAACAGCATAGAGCTGAACACAGTCGGCATCTAGACCGGCACCGACATAGGCACCAGCATCAACATCATCGTCACCATCACCGGCGTCATCATTTGGGTTCATCCTCAGATTAA
- the LOC140814472 gene encoding ABC transporter G family member 14-like — MPLCSVVPNPENDGTELEKGLPKKLETCDTAYLAYPAQNNSQSFLQRTLFPISLKFKEIVYKVNYERKGTCCGGTSNSKEKVILNGITGMVSPGEILAMLGPSGSGKTTLLTALGGRLSGNLSGKITFNGQPFSGSIRRRTGFVAQDDVLYPHLSVFETLLFTALLRLPKSLTREAKVQHVEHVITELGLTRCHNSMIGGPLFRGISGGEKKRVSIGQEMLINPSLLLLDEPTSGLDSTTAQRILNTVKGLASGGRTVITTIHQPSSRLYHMFDKVVLLSEGCPIYYGPASTALQYFSSIGFSTPIIVNPADLLLDLANGIGQDFQQASNHSDNSRPQDPASVREFLISAYEKNISTRLKTELCSSDVTTYNYNKENSTRDDVKFEKWCTTWWHQFHVLLLRGLRERRFEAFNRLRTFQVLSVAILGGLLWWHTPPSHIDDRIAMLSFFSVFWGFYPLYNAVFTFPQERNMLKKERSSGMYRLSSYYLARTVGDLPLELGLPTVFTFIFYWMGGLKPDPATFIFSLLIVLLSVLVSQSLGLAFGAILMDVKQAATLASVTTLVFLIAGGYYVRQIPPFMVWLKYLSYSYYFYKLLLGIQYNENDYYECANGVYCRVADHPAIKSVGLSHLWTDISIMVLMLVGYRFIAYLALHRLR, encoded by the exons ATGCCCCTCTGTTCTGTAGTACCAAACCCAGAAAATGATGGCACTGAACTGGAGAAAGGCCTACCAAAGAAGCTGGAGACCTGCGACACGGCATATCTGGCTTACCCAGCTCAGAACAATTCACAATCCTTTCTACAGCGGACTTTGTTTCCCATAAGTTTAAAG TTCAAAGAGATTGTTTACAAAGTTAACTATGAGAGGAAAGGAACTTGTTGTGGAGGAACATCAAACTCTAAAGAGAAAGTCATACTAAATGGGATCACAGGGATGGTTTCACCGGGGGAGATACTAGCGATGCTAGGTCCATCAGGCAGTGGAAAAACCACACTTCTTACAGCCCTTGGAGGTCGTCTCTCTGGAAACTTGTCGGGCAAGATCACCTTCAATGGTCAACCTTTTTCAGGCTCCATCCGACGTCGCACAGGATTTGTTGCACAGGATGATGTTCTATACCCACATCTTAGTGTGTTTGAAACTCTTTTATTTACTGCACTTCTACGGCTACCCAAAAGTCTGACCAGAGAAGCAAAAGTACAGCATGTGGAGCATGTCATAACAGAACTGGGGTTAACTAGGTGTCATAATAGCATGATAGGAGGGCCGCTTTTTAGAGGAATATCAGGAGGGGAGAAAAAAAGGGTGAGCATAGGTCAAGAAATGCTCATCAACCCAAGCTTATTATTGCTAGATGAGCCCACTTCAGGCTTAGATTCCACCACAGCTCAACGAATTCTGAACACAGTCAAAGGACTTGCTAGTGGCGGTCGAACTGTTATAACCACCATTCATCAGCCCTCTAGCCGACTCTATCATATGTTTGATAAGGTAGTATTGCTCTCTGAAGGATGTCCGATTTACTATGGTCCTGCATCAACTGCCTTGCAGTATTTTTCTTCAATTGGGTTTTCAACACCCATAATTGTCAACCCGGCTGATCTATTGCTTGATCTTGCTAATG GGATTGGACAAGATTTCCAGCAGGCTAGCAACCACAGCGATAACAGTCGGCCTCAAGATCCAGCATCTGTAAGAGAATTTCTCATCTCTGCTTATGAAAAGAACATTTCTACCAGGCTGAAAACTGAGTTGTGTAGTTCAGATGTAACTACCTACAACTACAATAAAGAAAACTCGACAA GGGATGATGTGAAATTCGAAAAATGGTGCACAACCTGGTGGCATCAATTTCATGTCCTACTGTTACGAGGACTTCGGGAGAGAAGATTTGAAGCCTTCAACAGGTTAAGAACCTTTCAAGTTCTAAGCGTGGCGATACTTGGTGGTCTTCTATGGTGGCATACTCCACCGTCTCACATTGACGACCGT ATAGCCATGTTATCCTTTTTCTCTGTGTTTTGGGGCTTTTACCCACTTTACAATGCTGTTTTCACTTTTCCCCAAGAAAGGAACATGCTGAAGAAGGAAAGGTCATCTGGGATGTACCGCCTCTCCTCCTACTATCTAGCCAGAACAGTGGGAGATCTTCCTCTCGAACTTGGGCTGCCAACCGTATTTACCTTCATCTTTTATTGGATGGGTGGCCTTAAACCTGACCCTGCCACCTTCATCTTCTCCCTTCTAATTGTTCTTTTAAGCGTCCTTGTTTCCCAAAGTCTCGGATTGGCGTTTGGCGCCATACTCATGGACGTAAAACAAGCTGCAACTTTAGCCTCAGTTACAACTTTGGTATTCCTTATTGCCGGAGGATACTACGTCAGACAAATCCCTCCATTCATGGTCTGGCTAAAATATCTGAGCTACAGCTATTACTTTTATAAGCTGCTTCTTGGGATTCAGTACAATGAGAATGACTACTATGAGTGCGCAAATGGGGTCTATTGCCGAGTGGCAGATCATCCTGCCATCAAATCTGTTGGTTTGAGCCATCTGTGGACGGACATTTCCATCATGGTGCTGATGTTGGTGGGATACAGATTTATTGCATACCTAGCTTTGCACCGATTGCGATGA